A single Osmerus mordax isolate fOsmMor3 chromosome 7, fOsmMor3.pri, whole genome shotgun sequence DNA region contains:
- the si:ch211-210c8.6 gene encoding uncharacterized protein si:ch211-210c8.6 isoform X2, translated as MIMGSTLAKCAATDLGIQWAGWAVAAALKTEKFYDLAGSGTFILLAHLSRFWGGTGHVRQNVQTGLVTAWGLRLGTFLFMRILKDGQDRRFNNVRDSPGTFFVYWSVQAIWVFMTLLPTLMLNSEGRDEPLGVRDYIGWGIWGLGFATEAIADQQKWLFKQNPDNAGKFIQSGLWAYSRHPNYLGEVLQWSGLWVSASSVMQGPQYLSVVSPLFVWFLLRHVSGIPILEKQAMKKWGSDPGFQEYIKNTPLLWPHPKF; from the exons ATGATAATGGGGAGCACGTTAGCGAAGTGTGCAGCCACCGACCTCGGTATCCAGTGGGCTGGTTGGGCTGTAGCTGCAGCTCTCAAAACCGAAAAGTTCTATGATTTAGCAG GGTCAGGCACATTTATACTGCTTGCCCACTTGAGTCGTTTCTGGGGAGGGACCGGTCATGTGCGACAGAATGTGCAGACTGGACTGGTGACAGCATGGGGACTACG GCTTGGTACATTCCTCTTCATGCGGATCCTGAAGGACGGCCAGGATCGGCGGTTTAACAATGTCAGAGACAGCCCAGGGACTTTCTTTGTGTACTGGAGTGTTCAAG CTATCTGGGTGTTTATGACCCTGCTGCCCACTCTCATGCTCAACAGTGAAGGGAGAGATGAGCCCCTGGGAGTGAGGGACTATATTGGCTGGGGGATATGGGGCCTAGGCTTTGCCACTGAGGCCATTGCTGACCAGCAGAAGTGGCTATTCAAGCAGAATCCGGATAATGCT GGAAAGTTTATCCAGAGTGGATTGTGGGCCTACAGTCGTCACCCAAACTACCTGGGAGAGGTCCTGCAGTGGTCAGGCCTCTGGGTCTCTGCTTCATCTGTGATGCAGGGTCCCCAGTACTTGAGTGTTGTGtcccctctctttgtctggTTCCTGCTGCGTCATGTCAGTGGCATTCCTATATTGGAGAAGCAGGCAATGAAGAAGTGGGGCTCTGACCCTGGCTTTCAGGAATACATTAAGAACACTCCTCTTCTTTGGCCACATCCCAAGTTTTGA
- the si:ch211-210c8.6 gene encoding uncharacterized protein si:ch211-210c8.6 isoform X1 has protein sequence MLEYHLLLQKLSDMIMGSTLAKCAATDLGIQWAGWAVAAALKTEKFYDLAGSGTFILLAHLSRFWGGTGHVRQNVQTGLVTAWGLRLGTFLFMRILKDGQDRRFNNVRDSPGTFFVYWSVQAIWVFMTLLPTLMLNSEGRDEPLGVRDYIGWGIWGLGFATEAIADQQKWLFKQNPDNAGKFIQSGLWAYSRHPNYLGEVLQWSGLWVSASSVMQGPQYLSVVSPLFVWFLLRHVSGIPILEKQAMKKWGSDPGFQEYIKNTPLLWPHPKF, from the exons ATGTTGGAATACCATTTACTTCTTCAGAAATTGTCAGACATGATAATGGGGAGCACGTTAGCGAAGTGTGCAGCCACCGACCTCGGTATCCAGTGGGCTGGTTGGGCTGTAGCTGCAGCTCTCAAAACCGAAAAGTTCTATGATTTAGCAG GGTCAGGCACATTTATACTGCTTGCCCACTTGAGTCGTTTCTGGGGAGGGACCGGTCATGTGCGACAGAATGTGCAGACTGGACTGGTGACAGCATGGGGACTACG GCTTGGTACATTCCTCTTCATGCGGATCCTGAAGGACGGCCAGGATCGGCGGTTTAACAATGTCAGAGACAGCCCAGGGACTTTCTTTGTGTACTGGAGTGTTCAAG CTATCTGGGTGTTTATGACCCTGCTGCCCACTCTCATGCTCAACAGTGAAGGGAGAGATGAGCCCCTGGGAGTGAGGGACTATATTGGCTGGGGGATATGGGGCCTAGGCTTTGCCACTGAGGCCATTGCTGACCAGCAGAAGTGGCTATTCAAGCAGAATCCGGATAATGCT GGAAAGTTTATCCAGAGTGGATTGTGGGCCTACAGTCGTCACCCAAACTACCTGGGAGAGGTCCTGCAGTGGTCAGGCCTCTGGGTCTCTGCTTCATCTGTGATGCAGGGTCCCCAGTACTTGAGTGTTGTGtcccctctctttgtctggTTCCTGCTGCGTCATGTCAGTGGCATTCCTATATTGGAGAAGCAGGCAATGAAGAAGTGGGGCTCTGACCCTGGCTTTCAGGAATACATTAAGAACACTCCTCTTCTTTGGCCACATCCCAAGTTTTGA
- the dazap2 gene encoding DAZ-associated protein 2, with protein MNNKGSYPQQAVYPQQNSAPMYPPAMQVNPQAPPYTDAPPAYSEIYQPRYMHPSQAAGQLPQMSAAYPGTQMYMPLQQTMPVGAMGHNVPMAYYPMGAMYPPGSTVLVEGGYDAGARFGAGNNVSIPPPPPGHPPNAAQLAAMQGANVMMTQRKNNFFMGGSNGGYTIW; from the exons ATGAACAACAAAG GTTCATATCCCCAGCAAGCTGTGTACCCTCAGCAGAACAGTGCACCTATGTACCCACCTGCAATGCAAGTGAACCCTCAGGCACCTCCTTACACAGATGCACCACCTGCATACTCTGAG ATATACCAGCCCAGATATATGCATCCGTCTCAGGCAGCTGGCCAGTTGCCCCAGATGTCTGCTGCCTACCCCGGTACTCAGATGTACATGCCCCTACAGCAGACCATGCCTGTTGGAGCAATGGGTCACAATGTTCCCATGGCATACTACCCCATGGGAGCCATGTATCCCCCTGGCTCTACAGTGCTGGTGGAAGGTGGCTATGATGCTGGAGCTCGCTTTGGGGCTGGCAACAATGTTTCCATTCCT cccccacccccaggacACCCCCCTAATGCAGCACAGCTAGCAGCAATGCAAGGGGCCAACGTCATGATGACCCAGCGCAAGAATAACTTCTTCATGGGTGGCTCCAACGGAGGTTATACCATCTGGTAA
- the bin2a gene encoding bridging integrator 2a — translation MAEGNSPKGGAVVFAKRVQRQLSRGKEKVLQKLGKTVETKDEEFDKCLQNLNDQQSDGHRLFKDLKVYINTVNEMREASKRLSQSLFDVYESGWEGEEDLGAIVEGEDLLWNDYETKLVDQALRTMESYMSQFPDVRERVAKRGRKLVDYDSSRHHLEALQTAKKRDDNKISKADDEVNIAQNVFEGINRELRDELPVLFDSRIGCYVSVFTAVSNLRDIFFKEMSTLNKDLQSVIKDLQAQHPDKVFVVKGLQRTGSLKRRSLMSPKAWKSSFSDFHSSYSPKPSHSSRELRSSLRSPDRLHYEETQSSTLSVSPQSQPVEEPVIEVRELDAASTRSDGSPGEEKSEPSGNDPPSEATGGGHDLEVEENNLGKEEKGVKEDQPEPSSDQHYTVSDKKTEGECPPLTENDLQVTNHESESLELQHSGANLPKLHIEETSENPVALGLPEANGLKNGEVSDSLDHDLNGSACIQKGDRTTEV, via the exons ATGGCAGAGGGCAACAGTCCAAAGGGCGGTGCAGTGGTCTTTGCCAAACGAGTCCAAAGGCAGCTGAGCAGGGGCAAGGAGAAG GTCCTGCAAAAACTAGGAAAGACAGTGGAAACCAAAGATGAAGAATTTGACAAATGCCTCCAAAATTTGAATGACCAACAG AGTGATGGGCACAGGTTGTTCAAGGACCTGAAGGTCTACATTAACACTGTCAATG AAATGCGGGAAGCTTCAAAACGGCTTTCCCAGTCTCTGTTTGACGTTTATGAAAGTGGctgggaaggagaagaagattTAGGAGCAATAGTAGAG GGTGAGGACCTCCTATGGAATGACTATGAGACAAAGCTGGTAGACCAGGCCCTCCGTACTATGGAGTCTTATATGAGCCAGTTTCCAGATGTCAGG GAGAGGGTGGCTAAACGAGGCAGGAAATTGGTGGACTATGATTCTTCCCGTCACCACTTGGAGGCGCTACAGACTGCTAAAAAGAGAGATGATAATAAAATTTCCAAG GCAGATGATGAAGTGAACATTGCTCAGAATGTCTTTGAAGGAATCAACAGAGAACTGAGAGATGAGCTCCCTGTCCTCTTTGACAG CCGCATTGGATGCTATGTGTCAGTCTTTACGGCAGTTTCAAATCTAAGGGATATTTTCTTCAAAGAAATGAGCACG CTCAACAAAGATTTACAGAGTGTGATAAAAGATCTACAGGCTCAACATCCAGACAAGGTGTTTGTTGTTAAAGGATTGCAGCG AACTGGCTCTTTGAAAAGACGCTCACTTATGTCTCCCAAGGCATGGAAGTCCAGCTTTTCTGACTTCCATTCAAGCTATAGTCCTAAACCAAGCCATTCCAGTCGAGAGCTAAGGTCCAGCTTAAGGTCCCCTGATAGGCTACACTATGAAGAGACACAAAGCAGCACCCTTTCAGTCTCCCCTCAGTCCCAGCCCGTGGAGGAACCTGTCATAGAGGTCAGGGAACTGGACGCAGCCTCCACCCGTAGTGATGGTTCCCCGGGAGAGGAGAAGTCGGAGCCTAGTGGGAATGATCCCCCTTCAGAGGCCACTGGGGGTGGCCATGATTTAGAGGTAGAGGAGAATAACCTGGGGAAGGAAGAAAAGGGAGTGAAGGAAGATCAGCCTGAGCCATCTTCAGATCAACATTATACTGTCTCAGATAAGAAAACAGAAGGCGAATGCCCACCTCTGACAGAGAATGATCTCCAAGTTACCAACCATGAGTCTGAGAGCTTGGAGCTCCAGCATTCTGGAGCAAACCTTCCCAAGCTGCACATTGAAGAGACCTCGGAGAACCCCGTTGCCCTTGGGCTGCCAGAAGCCAATGGTTTGAAAAATGGTGAGGTCTCTGACAGCCTTGACCATGACCTCAATGGCTCTGCATGCATCCAAAAG GGTGACAGAACAACAGAAGTCTAA
- the racgap1 gene encoding rac GTPase-activating protein 1: protein METAVLNLHSVFDNLRSQVDILNESIEPQFIQMAVNFEDCRRRWLRVEQDLGSCKEVLSKAETERGALEVQLKHARNQIDVEIRRRQKAEADCEKLDRQIQLIRELLITEGSSHSIQLNEEQRSALAFLNARSQAPPNLNTSRRLTTIDESASILSDISYDKTDDSLDWDSSVVRTVRLKKREKRRSSRNHIDGPPCASKRSRSTGRTSERGNESIVAKTTVTVPADGGPVEAISTIEAVPYWTRSKRMTGAMEWDSESVQSENVFKQPSRPERETRAPSTPQSNGGVRLHEFCSKTVIKPESCVPCGKRIKFGKISLKCRDCRVVTHPECRERCPLPCIPNLGGTPVKIGEGTLSDYVSATSPMIPSLVVHCVNEIEQRGLHEVGLYRLSGSDRTVKDLKEKFLRGKTVPLLCKVDDIHAITGLLKDFLRNLKEPLLTFRLNRAFMDAAELADEDNSIALMYQTISDLPQANRDTLAFLIIHLQRVAQSVDTKMDITNLARVFGPTLVAHAVPDPDPMTILQDTKRQPKVVERLLALPVEYWSQFMMVDQEHPHPDHMIIENANCYATPDQKVSMLGPLTTPEHQMNKTPSTSSLSQRMKSTLTKTPKFGSKSKSAVGFSRQGNFFASPLLK, encoded by the exons ATGGAAACTGCTGTGCTAAATCTGCACAGCGTGTTCGATAATTTGAGGTCCCAGGTTGACATCTTAAATGAGAGCATTGAGCCCC AGTTCATTCAGATGGCAGTCAACTTTGAGGACTGTCGTCGTAGATGGCTCAGGGTTGAGCAAGATTTGGGGTCGTGTAAGGAAGTGCTATccaaggcagagacagagaggggggcctTGGAGGTCCAACTTAAGCATGCCCGTAATCAAATCGATGTGGAAATCCGCAGACGCCAGAAGGCTGAAGCAGACTGTGAAAAGTTG GATCGTCAAATCCAACTCATCAGAGAACTGCTGATAACTGAGGGGTCCAGCCACAGCATCCAGCTTAACGAGGAGCAGCGCTCAGCTTTGGCCTTCCTCAACGCTCGCTCTCAGGCACCACCGAACCTCAACACAAGCCGGAG ACTGACCACCATTGATGAATCAGCTTCCATTCTGTCAGACATCAGCTATGATAAAACCGATGACTCCTTG GACTGGGACTCCTCTGTCGTGAGGACCGTGCGACTCAAGAAGCGGGAGAAGAGG CGCTCATCCCGCAACCACATTGATGGTCCACCATGTGCTTCCAAAAGATCTCGTTCAACTGGCAGAACTTCGGAAAGG GGAAATGAGTCTATTGTTGCCAAGACCACAGTGACTGTGCCTGCTGATGGAGGACCTGTGGAGGCCATCTCCACTATCGAGGCTGTTCCCTATTGGACCCGCAGCAAGAGAATGACTG GCGCCATGGAGTGGGACTCTGAGTCTGTCCAGTCTGAGAACGTCTTCAAACAGCCCAgcaggcctgagagagagacaagggcaCCTAGCACACCACAGAGCAATGGGGGCGTTCGTCTTCATGAGTTCTGTTCTAAAACG GTTATTAAGCCTGAGTCATGTGTGCCCTGTGGTAAGAGGATCAAATTTGGGAAGATATCCCTGAAGTGCCGTGACTGCAGAGTTGTTACTCACCCTGAGTGCCGTGAAAGGTGTCCCTTGCCCTGCATCCCCAACCTCGGTGGCACTCCTGTCAAAATAGGAGAG GGCACGCTGTCTGACTATGTCTCTGCCACATCTCCTATGATTCCCTCTCTGGTGGTGCACTGTGTCAATGAGATTGAGCAGAGGGGGCTGCATGAG GTGGGGCTGTACCGCCTATCTGGTTCAGACCGCACAGTAAAGGATCTGAAAGAGAAGTTCCTGCGTGGCAAGACTGTTCCTCTGCTATGCAAGGTGGATGACATCCATGCCATCACAGGCCTCCTTAAGGACTTCCTGAGGAACCTCAAGGAACCTCTCCTCACTTTCCGTCTGAACCGTGCCTTCATGGACGCAGCAG AGTTAGCTGATGAGGACAACAGCATTGCCCTGATGTACCAGACCATCAGTGACCTGCCCCAGGCCAACAGGGACACCCTAGCCTTCCTGATCATTCATCTACAGCG AGTCGCCCAAAGTGTGGACACAAAAATGGACATCACCAATCTGGCTAGGGTGTTTGGGCCAACCCTTGTTGCTCATGCAGTGCCTGACCCAGACCCCATGACAATCCTGCAAGATACTAAACGCCAGCCTAAG GTTGTGGAGCGTTTGCTGGCCCTGCCAGTGGAGTATTGGAGCCAGTTCATGATGGTGGACCAGGAGCACCCCCACCCAGACCACATGATCATTGAGAATGCCAACTGCTATGCCACTCCTGACCAGAAAG TGAGCATGCTGGGGCCCCTCACCACTCCAGAGCACCAGATGAACAAGACCCCGTCTACCAGTTCCCTGTCTCAACGCATGAAGTCCACTCTGACCAAGACACCCAA ATTTGGGAGTAAAAGCAAATCTGCGGTTGGATTTTCTCGCCAAGGAAACTTCTTTGCCTCGCCACTCCTCAAGTAA